In one Rhodothermales bacterium genomic region, the following are encoded:
- a CDS encoding sugar transferase → MKRINSYLPLKRGVDVLLASVLLVLALPLMALIAVVVALDSGTPVLFRQTRIGRFGRPFTILKFRTLHPTPHALTEPLPAATRSGVFLRRWGLDELPQLWNVIRGDMSLVGPRPTVPSQVERYTAFERRRLALRPGLTGWAQVQGRNTLRWESRIRLDVDYVERTSLGLDAWILLRTPFALLSAEDAYGPGGRNSDFAPMANPDVRAA, encoded by the coding sequence TTGAAGCGCATCAATTCTTACCTCCCCCTCAAGCGCGGCGTAGACGTGCTGCTTGCTTCGGTCCTTCTCGTTCTCGCCCTTCCTCTGATGGCGCTCATCGCCGTCGTCGTCGCGCTGGATAGCGGCACGCCCGTCCTCTTCCGCCAGACCCGCATCGGCCGTTTTGGCCGGCCTTTTACGATCCTCAAATTTCGCACCCTCCACCCCACGCCGCATGCGCTGACCGAACCGCTCCCCGCGGCGACCCGTTCCGGCGTTTTCCTGCGTCGCTGGGGGTTGGATGAACTGCCCCAGTTGTGGAACGTGATCCGAGGCGACATGAGCCTCGTGGGCCCGCGCCCAACGGTGCCGTCGCAGGTGGAGCGATACACGGCGTTTGAACGCCGGCGCCTGGCGCTACGACCCGGCCTGACCGGCTGGGCCCAGGTACAGGGCCGGAATACCCTCCGCTGGGAATCGCGCATCCGGCTGGACGTCGATTATGTCGAACGGACGAGTCTCGGCCTCGACGCCTGGATCCTCCTCCGCACCCCATTCGCCCTTCTATCCGCCGAAGACGCCTACGGGCCCGGCGGGCGTAACAGCGATTTTGCGCCCATGGCGAACCCGGACGTCCGCGCGGCGTAG